One Canis lupus dingo isolate Sandy chromosome 3, ASM325472v2, whole genome shotgun sequence DNA window includes the following coding sequences:
- the DRD5 gene encoding D(1B) dopamine receptor, translated as MLPPGRNGSAYRARFGQQQRAPRGAAGGAEGAAPLGPAQVVTAGLLTLLIVWTLLGNVLVCAAIVRSRHLRAKMTNVFIVSLAVSDLFVALLVMPWKAVAEVAGYWPFGAFCDIWVAFDIMCSTASILNLCVISVDRYWAISRPFRYERKMTQRVALVMVGLAWTLSILISFIPVQLHWHRDKADPWGGVEPPSVLANGTPWEDAGEPEARAENCDSSLNRTYAISSSLISFYIPVAIMIVTYTRIYRIAQVQIRRISSLERAAEHAQSCRSRAACAPDTSLRASIKKETKVLKTLSVIMGVFVCCWLPFFILNCMVPFCSGRPEGPRAGLPCVSETTFDVFVWFGWANSSLNPVIYAFNADFRKVFAQLLGCSHLCARTPVETVNISNELISYNQDTVLHKEIAAAYIHMIPNAVTPGDGEVDKQEESPFDRMSRISQASPDGDPAAESLWELDCEGEISLGKITPFTPNGIH; from the coding sequence ATGCTGCCGCCGGGGCGCAACGGCTCCGCGTACCGGGCGCGGTTCGGGCAGCAGCAGCGGGCGCCGCGGGGCgccgcggggggcgcggagggggcggcgCCGCTGGGGCCCGCGCAGGTGGTCACCGCCGGCCTCCTGACCCTGCTCATCGTCTGGACCCTGCTGGGCAACGTGCTGGTGTGCGCGGCCATCGTGCGCAGCCGCCACCTGCGCGCCAAGATGACCAACGTCTTCATCGTGTCTCTGGCCGTGTCCGACCTCTTCGTGGCGCTGCTGGTCATGCCCTGGAAGGCGGTGGCCGAGGTGGCCGGATACTGGCCCTTTGGGGCCTTCTGCGACATCTGGGTGGCCTTCGACATCATGTGCTCCACCGCCTCCATCCTGAACCTGTGCGTCATCAGCGTGGACCGCTACTGGGCCATCTCCAGGCCCTTCCGCTATGAGCGCAAGATGACCCAGCGTGTGGCGTTGGTCATGGTCGGCCTGGCCTGGACCTTGTCCATTCTCATCTCCTTCATCCCGGTTCAACTGCATTGGCACAGGGACAAGGCGGACCCCTGGGGCGGCGTGGAGCCGCCCTCGGTCCTGGCCAACGGGACGCCCTGGGAGGACGCCGGGGAGCCAGAGGCGAGGGCGGAAAACTGTGACTCCAGCCTGAACCGCACATACGCAATCTCCTCGTCGCTCATCAGCTTCTACATCCCCGTGGCCATCATGATCGTGACCTACACGCGCATCTACCGCATCGCCCAGGTGCAGATCCGCAGGATTTCCTCCCTGGAGCGCGCCGCGGAGCACGCGCAGAGCTGCCGCAGCCGCGCAGCCTGTGCCCCTGACACCAGCCTGCGGGCATCCATCAAGAAGGAGACCAAAGTCCTCAAGACCCTGTCGGTGATCATGGGGGTCTTCGTGTGCTGCTGGCTGCCCTTCTTCATCCTTAACTGCATGGTCCCCTTCTGCAGCGGACGCCCCGAGGGTCCTCGGGCGGGCCTCCCCTGCGTCAGCGAGACCACCTTCGACGTCTTCGTCTGGTTCGGCTGGGCCAACTCGTCGCTCAACCCGGTCATCTACGCCTTCAACGCTGACTTCCGGAAGGTGTTTGCGCAGCTGCTGGGGTGCAGCCACCTGTGCGCCCGCACACCCGTGGAGACAGTGAACATCAGCAATGAGCTCATCTCCTACAACCAGGACACCGTCCTCCACAAGGAGATCGCAGCTGCCTACATCCATATGATCCCCAATGCCGTGACCCCGGGGGACGGGGAGGTggacaagcaggaggagagccCTTTCGACCGCATGTCCCGGATCTCTCAGGCGTCCCCCGATGGTGACCCTGCTGCCGAGTCCCTCTGGGAGCTGGACTGCGAGGGGGAGATTTCGTTGGGCAAAATAACACCTTTCACCCCAAACGGAATCCATTAA